Below is a genomic region from Tripterygium wilfordii isolate XIE 37 chromosome 12, ASM1340144v1, whole genome shotgun sequence.
GAAATCATGAGTGCTTGAGTTGTCCTTGTTGTTGGCGATCCTGGAGCCAGAAGAAGCCGAAGATGATTTTGACTTTGCTGCCTCGATGAGGTTGAGTTCACCGGACACACTAGAAGCCTTGTCATTGTTTGTGACCCGCTTCTCTTTATCAATGTCCAGCTCAGAGAGAGGCTTGTGAGTGTTGGGGTCAATGCCTCTCTGCCTCAGCTTCTTCTTGATGCAGGAATTCCACAAGTTCTTAATCTCATTATCGGTTCTTCCGGGTAACTGGGCTGCAATCTGAGACCATCTGATAGAAGAAGTAGCACAATCCCAGAAATGATTACACCATTTTATGTGTATGctgcaagaaagaaagaaaggaacagTCTTTGTTGGAAGAAAGAATCAGAAATAACCTGTTGCCAAGCACTGCATGGAGTTCAATAATCAAGTTCTCTTCCTGctgtgaaaatgctcctctctTCAAATCGGGCCTCAAGTAGTTGATCCACCTTAGCCTGCAACTCTTTCCACACCTTTGTAGGCCTTCCAAGGATTGCATCACATAATTACTTAGAAGAAAAGAATCCACTCTGCTTTGTGCATTACAGTGTGACACCAGAAAGATACACACATGACACatgtatgcaaaaaaaaaaaaagaaggattaCCTGCGAGTTTGGGGACAGAGCTCCAACAGCCATGTCCATGCTTGGTTAAATAATTCAAAAGTTTCTCATCTTCCTCTGGAGACCACAGGCCTTTCTTTAGCTTCTGCTTGTAACAGCAAGTGTGTCTCCCCATGTGGAGTGCAAACGATGCTGCCACTGATCCtactttataaaaaaatttgtaaacAAAAGGTGAATGAATGAATAGGCTTTCTACATGGAATTCTAGGAGGAGTTTAATCAAGATGGGAATAAAAACTAATAGGTGACTGACCCTAGAGACTCACATTCAGTAGGCTGATTGTACATTGTGGCTTCATCTTTACATATACTTGCACTATGTTTCATGACCTGGGCTTCACAGGATGCTCCATGTCAGCATCTGGGTCCACAGCACAAGTGGGCTCCACCTGCAATGGACGGTTCAGATGCAACTGCTCTCATCCAGTAGATGAAagggaggggagagagagaaccTGTAATTTGACTAGCACAAGTCTCATTAGAGTTTGAGAATTAAAAGACTTTGGCTGCAATGTTGGGTCTACTGACAGATATTTTTAAGCAGTAATCTTGTAAAATTCTTGTGTTCAGAAGCCTAACTAAATTTAGGGTGATGACAAATGAAACAATCAATACAACATTTGGACTTTTTTACAATGGGGATGTTTAGATGAACTCTGTAAGCAATTCCATATTTCAACCAAAGTCTAACCCAGGATTCCCATCAAAatcagaaaaaataaaaaaaaattggccaACAAGGAATACCCCTAATTTGGTTTAACATACCAAAATATAGTATACTGCAATAAATTGTTTGATAACAGAAGAAGCTACATAACATCATCTTTTAGTTTTGTTTTCATTGCAGATTTGTTCTTTAACTTCTGAGTTTGGTGCCTTTCAAATAATATTTCCCCTCTTTCTTTTTCGCCTTTTCAGGTAATTCTCCAACATCAATATCAATTTGGCAAGATTTCATAACTGGATGATAGAACAAATTGTTGTGTTCCATCTTTGCCGAAATAAGGTTTTATTCCCCATCTTTTAAAATACTACTCACACTCTACCGACCTACAagatcaattattttttccaaCTTGTAATTATTCATCATATCTTGAAACTGTatcttaattttaaaatataaatttctgAGTTCAAGAAAGTGCCATGATTCTATGATATGCTaaaactaaaataataaaagtaaaCTGGTTGTACTCCAATATATACAGATAAGACAACCATAATAATGCAGCTGTCATGTATTGAGTTGAGCATGCATGCATATTGCTGATACTTGAATGGAGATAAATTTGGGTGAATTGTTACGAGTTACTGATATATAGCTAACTTATGAAAACATTTACTGCAAGTGCACTCAATACGGCTAAGCATTTTCTTATGAAGCGTCTCTGAGCTTTAATGTCCTAATTCAGACGCCCAAAGGCAAAGGGATATTATGTATAAAATAAGAGCCCATGAAAACGTGCCATGTAATCTCCATATTTCATTATGCGCTTGTACCCTTATCTTGTAGTGAGAAGATGAGTTGTTATGTGAAGTCAACCATGGTTTGTATATGCTTCagtatttaatttttcaattatatGTTTTGCTTTGCTGtctgtcatttttattttatctttcaaTTGGTCTGCTAGTTTTGTAAACATTCTTTTATTGGGAAGAAATTGTTTAATAATTACTTACCATACAGCTTTACATCTATTTTATTCTGTTGCTTGCAACTCTGGGGGAATTATATCTCTGTCATCAATGATTGGGAAAGATAAGTAATTATTTGAAAATCTTAACTTGATCGAGGGGGTAGAGGTACTGTTCCTTCACCTTCAGTATCACAGTATGTATGTCTCAGCaacaggaaggaaaaaaaaatgctgaTAGCAAAACCCCCCCTCACCAAGAACACTAGATTTACAGAATGCTGATAGCAAGCCATTCCCAGCAACAATGACTAGTGTTTGCTTAATTTAAGGCTTTTAGGTTATGCAGCATTCTATTTAACGATCTTCACTTTCTATTTGCCAATTCTTTCCTAAAAGAGATAAACTTAAATCATTCCAAATCAAATCCTGTTCTGATATATTCTTTTTtaactgctgctgctgctgccaaACATATCTGGCAAATTTCCAGGAACATTTGCAATATTGGTACTACTTCAAAAGTGATCATTAGCATACAGCCAAGTGCAAAGGCCTAAAACTAAAGTATGGAGCACAGCACTCGATGAGAAATGTGTGAACTCAGCTTCTAGAACAGAATGATTTGGGAGACAATAACACAACATTAAATGTGAAATGGAGAGAGACATAATTCATTTCCCCTTTATCTCTAAAGCTATCCTTTCTAAGTTGATTTAGGGACAGACAActaatggggaaaaaaaataaaggcaaCTGTTCCTCTGTAACATTGGAATCACAGCATGACAAACTCTTGTAAGTTGTACTATGATTACCTCCAATAGTTGTAAATTTTTCATAAGGAAACCAAAAACACAAAGCTCTTATAGACAAGAGGTTAATAAGAAACTAAGATAAAAATTTCAGGATTATTTGACATCCCATTGTTTTGCCCAGACAAAGTGAAACTAATAGGATGAATGAACAGGGTGTCCATTTGGGAAGACCTAAATGTATTATTCTTGATTGGCCCATTAACAGTATTTGGAAACATAAGCACATGGACAGTTTTAACAGATTTGTTAACAAACACTAGTCACAACTAAGCTTACTTGTCTTTAAGTCTTGTCATAGCAGTGAATGATGATGATAGAAACATGAATGTCATCATCATGACATTGATCTCCACAATAGTCAAGCTTAAGATCTTAATAACAATCATTATGAGTTTAAACACAACTGTTCTTTCCTCATTAGTCCCTTGGATTAATTATCTCAATGGTTTAAGCAACCTGAGAACAGTTCCCAGACTTATGATTTTTGGACGGAAGAGGTCCAGAATACAGTAAAAGTTGAATTTAATAGAAGGCAACATTATAATGAAGGCATCAAAAGCCCCTAAACCCATCATTTGGAAAAGCTTTGTCTGGTTGAAAATGCTTCCTTTGTGCCCCATCTTTGCATAATTACAGGCATGCTTTTGCTTTATGGTATATTAaactttcttttacttttttttttttctaggttCCAAGGGTATAGTTTGACTTTGACATTGTGATCTGGGAGGCTCTCTCAGAGACCTGTCAAGTTCTTAGTCAAGCTCCAGTTTGGATCATGGGCAGTGTATAAGAATATAAGGTAAGGTGTCCAATCAATTTCtcaaaccaaaatgatatatgttcataattttgatatccataagtgtccataatctaggtgacataTAAGGAGAAGTATGGGGACCATTTAATATAAAATGGCCCCCCACACTTTTCCTCATGGACATCAAAGTTATGGATACGTAATGTTTCCGTGTCTCAAAAGACAGAAAATTCAAGAAACCTTCCTGAGACGTGTCCGCTGCTATAACTGACCTCGGCTTTCTTTTGAACTATTCAATTGGGCTTATAAGCTATACCTGACCTGGGCTTTCTTTTGAATCATTTAATTGGGCATATAGTGACCCATTATTTGAAAGCCGATGACCTCTTCCAGAATGTCCAAGCACAGCTTCGTTTCCCTTCACTATCTAGTCTTCCACGATTCTTCTTGttgcaagaagaaagaaagaggcaCAAAATTTCGAAGGACCCATTTAATTGTCTCTCAGTACGAGAGAATTCGCAACCAAAACCACCAGGTTTCTCTTGCCTAGGCTCTCCAGTGTCCACACATTCCCCCTCGGAAATTCTTACCGTCATCAAGATGCAACTTTCATCCTATTATTCTAACTAACATCTGAAGGCAAAAGCGGATATGCAACTTGCCATCCCTAGCATCCTAGTTTCTGTGCATAACTGTACCAAAATGTCGCACTAGTTTTGTCAATGGCAGGTATCATTTCGATAATTTTAAGAATTTGTTCTTGGAGATGTATAAAACTCAATTCAATACAAATATCTGAATTATTCAACTCTTGGACATTGCATTATTCACTTGTATATTCACCTGAGATTTGAATAACAGCTTCTCGGTACGTTCAGCCTCATTCAGCAACCCTTAGAAACCTTCTGCGTACATCGGTGGCTCCATAAATAGGCAGACTTCCAGTCTACATTGAAGGGCTAAAGGAATCCCGCTCATCCCATCATCATGATCAGAACCGGATGTCAATCATAACCTACATATCAAAGGGGATGCTAATTAAGTAATTATTATACTAATAAAATATCAATGAACAAGTTGAATGCCAACATATACTCGCAAGCTACACTGCCAGATGCATCATCATTTCCATTCGCAGAATTAGAAGCTCCGTTCATTTCCAATGCCTTGCTATTATTTTGGACCAACGTAGGCTGTTCCAAGCTTTCATTTGTTGCTAGGCCCTGGAATTTTAGATAACTAAAGTTTTGTTAGACTCGGGCAAAGCAAACGGCACAAGACATcactaaatataatatttacatTGTCAAATCATGATAAACAATATTTGTACAATCTCACTTGTTTCTTAGTTGCCTTTATAGACAAGTTATATCATGGGCTAATGGTCTGATTTTTTTGACTCCAATAAGCAATGGTAAGCAGAAATTTAATGAACAAAGTTGTTTCTCTTTCCTCCctttccttttctgaaaggaTACCAAAACATAATCATGAATTAAGCATTAAATGCACAAGCATTGGTATGAAAATATCTTCTTCAACCATGCAGGAAAAGGAAAAAGTAATAAGCTTTTGCCTACTTGTCCTAATAAATATTCATTAACCCCATAATCCTTGTTTGGTGAGAAGCTGCATACTATCCTCAGCCTTTCAGCTATCAATGAAAACACAAACTGATCCTGCAAACTTCAGCTAATtagaggagagaaaaaaaaacaacagacaCACACGCGTTCACACATGATGGCAACTGAAAAAACAACAGTAATGCAACAGCAGATTCCAAAACCACATAACAGTTACAAGTCACTTCGTTCAAACTTTCCAATATAGTAGCTCAAAATCACACCACAATTAATTCACAAACCTGCTTAGATGCCTGATTCATTGAGCTATTGGCAACAATGTTTTCCATCACTTGAGGTTGTGGGTTAATGTTCTGCCTTGCATCCTTTGAACAAGAACCTGGATCAAGATTTTGAATAGGGCCAACCGTTCCAGAGGCATCTGGTCCCACGGGTCGTTTCATAACTGCCCCTCCAGACAAGGGGTATAACGGTGAACATGGCATCATCATGGGAAGTCCTTGACCAGGTAGTCCGTACAGCTGAAGGTTACGTCCTGTCATCCCATGAAAAGCAGTTGCCCCAGGCATTGGAGAAACAGGGGATTGCGCTCCTTGACTGGAGGGCACCTGAATCATTGGGCAGCCTGAAGACCCTGCACTGAGGTCAGGCATACCCATTCCCACCCCCATTCCAATGGCCATTGGTGAAAAATGCGCCATATGAGCTGCATGCATGTGTGGCATAGCTGGAGGAAACATCATTGGTGGCATATAAAGACCAGCTCCCATTGACATTATCTGCATAAAGTACTACATAATAAGATGTGGTTTTTCACGGGAAGGATAAGATGGCAGTTATGGCAGTTTTTGGGCAGTCTAGATATGAAAACTTAACTTGTAGAAGAGAGAATGAATTTACCTGTACTTGAAGTTGAAGTGTCTTCAGATACTCAATTGCCTCATCAAGCATCGAAGCCTTGTCCACCTAATCATAAGAAAAAAGAGTCTTAAGTGCAAGTCTTAGTCTTTCATCCATAATTTAGATTTTACTATTGAAAGGTTCATCATATAGCGAGAGCTTAAAGTAGGATTATAGACCTTATTGCAGTTTGGTATGAGTTCTTGTAGTGCACGCATCTTCTCATTAATCCTATCCCTTCGCCTCTATTCATTACAGGAGAAATGAGCATCCGTTAGGATCTTATAAACTGAGAACACTTTACATGCAGAAAACTACTTATTACTAGCATAGTCCTTTCACACGGAAAGAATGTTTAATTGTATTAGCTCACCCTTTCAGATAAATTATGCACTTCAGCCGCTCGGCTTCTCTTTGAGCCTGTACCTCCTCGAGCAGGAACTGGTCTTTTTACACCGACAGATTCTTCTTCAACTTCCTGCGCATAAGTTGGTTTTCTTGGTGTATAAAAGAATAAGATAAGGTAAGCGAGAAAAAAAGGACAATTGAAAGAACATAAGAAcagttattcttcttttttcttttttttttgtcaacctACTTCACTAGGACCTTCCGACTCCTCAGTGTCACGACATTTTCTCTTCAAATCATGGGCTCGGTCATCCGAAGTTTTCTCCACACTATTGCCAGAGCaaacagaagaagaagcaaCTAAAGGCTCTATGTTCTTTTCCCCATTTGTTTGTGCTTTATTTGCGCTCTCATTAAGAGCTTGCATTGCTTTTTCGCCATTTTTGGATGCATCTCCGTGCTGTATGGCCTCAAGAAGTTCAGCAGGATGCACTTCCTGCAGAAGCTTAGCCTCCATGGGAGTAGTGTCAACCTTGGATGGAATAGTAAGAGGCTGGCAAGGGGGATTAATTCGTCTTCTTGAACTACCACAAAAATCATTGAGATTAGATTCAGTAGGATTGCTACTACTAGAAACAGACACCTTTTCGTTAGATCCCATCCTTTCCAAGCTTGATACTCCTGAACTAGCTCTGCCACCAATATTCCGAATACTAGCTTTAAAGGAAGTAGCAGGCCGCAAGAAATGAGAGAAATTCATGTAACCAGAGCTGCTAGTAGGCAGTGCTGGATCTTCCCTCTGCATCTTACTGCTGGCAAAACCACCTGCTGATGTTGAAACCCTAACTGAATCTCCACAAATGACATTATGAGTGGCATTGCTCATATTGTCAAAATTGTCAGATGTTTTAGATCTAAGATGTGAAGAGGAAATTTGGCATTGCTGTGACTGTGATGATGATGGATATAACCGACTGGCACTACTACGAGGCCTATTATCCTCCCTGCCCCCTGCCATGGCAACCTTTGACACACTTTCTTGTTCCAAACAATGCAAAGGTACCGCATGTGAGTCTCTAATTAATTGACTAGCAACACTTCTCCTATCAAGAGATTGCTCATTAACTGTGACACCAGATAATTCAGGCAAAAAATCTGAACAATAGTCATGTTGTAAAGATCCATCGATGGAATAATTCAACCAGGGAACCACATCATCATCTTGGTTCAAACCTATTTCACCAGAGGGCACCGATATTGGAATTTCATTCACAACAGAGTCCATTGTTCCAAAATTCCCAATCTTTATCGTAGAGGTGCCGTTCCCTATTTCTTTATATCTAGTTCTCGGGATATGAGATTGCAAACGGTGAGAAGGTAAACTGCCACAAATAGGGGCCCTTCTAGCTCGATTGGAGTGGCCTTGCACCATAATCTGACCATTTTCCCACACAAGCTCAACAAAATCATTCTCAGGTCTGCATAAAACCCACCAAAAAAGAGAGATTGAAAATAAAAGGTAGGCTATGATTCATTACGACTTACCAAGAGAGCTCAGACTTGAggggaaccaaaaaaaaaaggcgaaATTTAGTAACTAAAGACCAACTTACATGAAAGATAGTTCAGTAGAACAAGAGGGGTTTTTCTCTTGACTCGAATCAATCTTCCCACTGGCCATCCGATAGAGCTCAGAGAGAGGCATATTGACGGGCTGCAGACACCGAGTTCCTCAGAGATGCCCCAATATTGATATCTTCCGCACAAACGGCACAAGTGCAAAGAACCCAAAAACCATATGTAGCCAGCAAGGCTTTGGAGACATGAATGGTAGACAAAATCCCACTACAGGCCAACCCGCTTATTAATTGACAGGGGATGAAAGGGCACTGCTTTTACAGTTATTATTTGCAAGATAAAATATTTGGTTATAAACTCAAGTCTTTATCAGTAAGATGACATATAAAAATTAACTTAGTTAAGCATAAAGCATCAGTCAAACCAATTCTTTAATGACTCCTGAAGATCAAAAAAACCCTTCAAATGAAGATCCTTTAACTTAAAAAACTAaatctttttcacttttttaatcTTTAATTCAAAAACACATATCCATACAAAACAACAGCAGATTATTAGAATTAACTAATAGTcatacaacaaaaacaaaatagaaaCACTTTGAGTAAGATAAAAGGGGAAAATTGTATGAATTGAGGAGACGTTTAAGAACCCACTGCCCAGTAAGCAATAAACAACCTCGCACACAAATCAGTGAAAGCGAAGAACGTTTTTTGCTGAGATCTTAGCTGCTCTAAGCAGCAAAAGTACAGCAATCCAGATGCATCAAAATGTCAAATCTTAGTTGTTAAACGTACAAGGTAAGAAAGTTAACAAAAGTGAAGAACTTTTAGAGTCTCTAATAGAGCTCGAAGACAGAGAACTCTACGCAGAAGACGGCGAAAGGCTTGCGGAGGTGCTGGGGACCAAGACAAATACTACGCAACAAAAGCTGTTAaccaaataatttatatttagggTCACTGGTTGTGGGGCCAATTCCTTGAGTTGATGTGTGGGCCCATGAGAAAGCCTCTTGGCTCTAATCCGACGGTTGGCTGCAAGTCTTTTGACTTTGCAATTTGCATAACTTGCCTCATGAGTCATGAATTGCCCCGATTGAAGAAAGATTTGATCTTTGGAGTTTGTCCCAAATCAATTCCAAGCATTTTGAAGATTTGAATGGAACATGTTATCTCCTAAGGGTTGTTTATTATATGTTATCCTAGAGGGAAAATTGGGTGTGGGTTGTGTAGGTTGTGggcttttatgtttgttttcattatGGAACACAAAACAATATGTTTGTGGACTATTCATTCATAATTCATAATACATTGTTGGTGGATGGTGGTGGGTCTTCCTCCACTTTGCTTGCTTTTTTCCCACTATTACAATTTGTTTGGAAATTTATGATTTAATGGCTAATAGACTCATTTGACTCGACACACAATTACCTTGTTAAACAAAGCTCAATCATTTATGAACTATTTCCTCTTAATAAAATTAAGGGGCATTGCATGTTCTCACCGCTGATTTGCTCaaagattattttattttttttggtagctGAAGAAAATGGTTTTATTATCTTGGGAAGATCATATATATGATAATTGTGAGGGCATAAAACTATCAGTAGAATCCTTTCTGGTCAATTAAGATCTTCTCATATGTTCTAATActatactagcaagtttatAGGAGGAGGATGTGGtgggtcaacataagtcaaaaTGGACTATTTGAAGTGCATAAATGGAGGGTGACTCCCCTATAAGTAGAGGTATGAATGAgactttctttctctttttcctttgcATGCACTGGAATATGACTTAATGCTGACTTAGCTATCGGGCCGTCGGTGGCTCACATGCTTCCTGTTTTGCAAGTACTTCAGACTGCACCCGCGCTGGGGTCTCTTCTCTTTAACAGagattatatatattgtaattaaTTGCTTATGTTTGTAGATAAATCTAcatcataatttatttatttttttattatcctcAATGTATTCCGACTGCACCaaattctttctttattttatgtttCCAGAATTGATGGTCCTGATCATCCGTCCAGCTGCAATCTACCTCTGCAATATTGCCAGCTGCAGGTACTATGAATCataatacaattatatatattcatttattcttcttttttgcttcATTTCTCGATGGCTTTCATGCTACATCACTGTAtcatccatctctctctctctctcttatatatatatatatatatatagtatctTTGTTATATagtaaaaatgaaatgaaaaaagaacaCAGTACATCATATACAATCATTAGATCTCACGTCACTCAACTAGGGAGGACTCAGCAGAATTAGGAAAATCTTTCTGGCTAAGGATCGATGTCGGCATATGTATAAACCACATCCACATGCAAGATCCCAATTCTAAATTAATCATATGTAAGAGCAAAAAAGGCATGCAGGTGTTGATGCACATTTGAACAAATTATAACTGGAGATAAGAGTATCTCTAAGAGAAGAGGTCCTTCTTGGCTGCGGATCGATCCTTACAAATTAAATTGGACTCATTTGTCAATCTCCGCCACAATATCACATCAAATGCAACACAAGTAATTGATATTATCTTAACTACTTAAACTTAATATAGTtaagatatatttttttacCATGTTAAAGTAAACATGAGCTTCTACCAatggcctatatatatatatagcagctGCTGCAGATAAGAAATAAACACTAGTTTAATGGAATCTTGCAGAAAAAATTGATACATTACTAGTAGCAGCAGTGGGAGTACTATAATGAGGTGTTAAATTAGgcagactatatatatattggcagGTTTTGCCCATACCGAATGCCATCGATCTGCTGCCACATCCACATACATTTGGCTTTGGTGCCGTCCTCATTCTCTCTTGTTGCAACTATCTAATTACTTCCCTTACCAAAGAACATGCCTGTTAATCAATGGAACTTACAAGAGGCGCatgtctccttttcttttcctttctttttttataatccAAAGCACCAACTGTACGTACATCCTATTGTTTATTGGAGTTAATTAGCAAATCATTTCACCAAATTGATCCCTatacaagaaaatcaaacaTTGTAGGAATTAGATTCCTTGGAAATCAGGAGGAGAGACATGTTGATAGCTATTTACAACTTGATCAAAATAATGAATTACACCAAGCTGTCTTAGACCTCTTCTAATCATGCAAAATGCTCTCTGATATACAGACATTTAtgcataaatattatatatatatatatatatatatatatatctacgtCTGTGTGTCCGTGAGTGCAGAAGTAGTAGACGCATAAGCCAGCCTTATATTATAGCAAAACCCTCTATTCTAAATGTTGTGAAGTTGATAAGGCCCTTGGTCTTTGGGCCTAGGAGCCAAACTGCCACAATGTCTTCTTCTGAATAGAACCTTAACTAGATGAGACCCGAATCCTAGCTAGCAACACAAATTCATTCACCAGCTCCCATGAAACCAACCAAACCATCAGAGAGGATAAAAAACCAGTCGTATCCGCATCAACGCACAGATCTCTCGACTACAATACAAGCACACTTAGAAAAATGGCTCAACCCTACAGTCTAATGACTTTATTCAACGTCACACTTCATTCATGCTTCTTAACCTGTGCTGTTTGAGCAGGCAAgtaaaaagaaattgaatggaGTTTTATTTAGCCTAAAACGAAAGCTTgatgttttttcaattttttgacagAGATTGGGGTAAATATTAGGAGAAGACCCAAAAACCCAAAATATGGCCCAACTTCAAAAATCCCATGATCACCATTGTACAGGTCAAAAACCCAGTCAACAAAAGATGATAGAAGCCCAAAGAGTTGTATGGGCTAACAGGCCTACAGCTTGGCCTTGTGCGCACTTTCATACACCATTTTGATATAAGCCCATAAGGCTTACAAATCATTAGCTAGCTGTTACTGCCAGATGATCTGCCCCTCTCAACGGGAACTGAAAATCtggttctttaatttttttgtaagaAGGAACTTTTTTTCAACATATTGCATCGTCTTATTCTTATGCCCGAGATGAACAAACTAGGAATGGTGATTGCAAAAGAAGACATTCAATATCTCTGCTCCCACAAATTAAGAAActgttgaaatattt
It encodes:
- the LOC120011465 gene encoding transcription factor PIF3-like isoform X2; its protein translation is MPLSELYRMASGKIDSSQEKNPSCSTELSFIPENDFVELVWENGQIMVQGHSNRARRAPICGSLPSHRLQSHIPRTRYKEIGNGTSTIKIGNFGTMDSVVNEIPISVPSGEIGLNQDDDVVPWLNYSIDGSLQHDYCSDFLPELSGVTVNEQSLDRRSVASQLIRDSHAVPLHCLEQESVSKVAMAGGREDNRPRSSASRLYPSSSQSQQCQISSSHLRSKTSDNFDNMSNATHNVICGDSVRVSTSAGGFASSKMQREDPALPTSSSGYMNFSHFLRPATSFKASIRNIGGRASSGVSSLERMGSNEKVSVSSSSNPTESNLNDFCGSSRRRINPPCQPLTIPSKVDTTPMEAKLLQEVHPAELLEAIQHGDASKNGEKAMQALNESANKAQTNGEKNIEPLVASSSVCSGNSVEKTSDDRAHDLKRKCRDTEESEGPSEEVEEESVGVKRPVPARGGTGSKRSRAAEVHNLSERRRRDRINEKMRALQELIPNCNKVDKASMLDEAIEYLKTLQLQVQIMSMGAGLYMPPMMFPPAMPHMHAAHMAHFSPMAIGMGVGMGMPDLSAGSSGCPMIQVPSSQGAQSPVSPMPGATAFHGMTGRNLQLYGLPGQGLPMMMPCSPLYPLSGGAVMKRPVGPDASGTVGPIQNLDPGSCSKDARQNINPQPQVMENIVANSSMNQASKQGLATNESLEQPTLVQNNSKALEMNGASNSANGNDDASGSVACEYML
- the LOC120011465 gene encoding transcription factor PIF3-like isoform X3, which produces MPLSELYRMASGKIDSSQEKNPSCSTELSFIPENDFVELVWENGQIMVQGHSNRARRAPICGSLPSHRLQSHIPRTRYKEIGNGTSTIKIGNFGTMDSVVNEIPISVPSGEIGLNQDDDVVPWLNYSIDGSLQHDYCSDFLPELSGVTVNEQSLDRRSVASQLIRDSHAVPLHCLEQESVSKVAMAGGREDNRPRSSASRLYPSSSQSQQCQISSSHLRSKTSDNFDNMSNATHNVICGDSVRVSTSAGGFASSKMQREDPALPTSSSGYMNFSHFLRPATSFKASIRNIGGRASSGVSSLERMGSNEKVSVSSSSNPTESNLNDFCGSSRRRINPPCQPLTIPSKVDTTPMEAKLLQEVHPAELLEAIQHGDASKNGEKAMQALNESANKAQTNGEKNIEPLVASSSVCSGNSVEKTSDDRAHDLKRKCRDTEESEGPSEEVEEESVGVKRPVPARGGTGSKRSRAAEVHNLSERRRRDRINEKMRALQELIPNCNKVDKASMLDEAIEYLKTLQLQVQIMSMGAGLYMPPMMFPPAMPHMHAAHMAHFSPMAIGMGVGMGMPDLSAGSSGCPMIQVPSSQGAQSPVSPMPGATAFHGMTGRNLQLYGLPGQGLPMMMPCSPLYPLSGGAVMKRPVGPDASGTVGPIQNLDPGSCSKDARQNINPQPQVMENIVANSSMNQASKQGLATNESLEQPTLVQNNSKALEMNGASNSANGNDDASGSVACEL
- the LOC120011465 gene encoding transcription factor PIF3-like isoform X1, translating into MPLSELYRMASGKIDSSQEKNPSCSTELSFIPENDFVELVWENGQIMVQGHSNRARRAPICGSLPSHRLQSHIPRTRYKEIGNGTSTIKIGNFGTMDSVVNEIPISVPSGEIGLNQDDDVVPWLNYSIDGSLQHDYCSDFLPELSGVTVNEQSLDRRSVASQLIRDSHAVPLHCLEQESVSKVAMAGGREDNRPRSSASRLYPSSSQSQQCQISSSHLRSKTSDNFDNMSNATHNVICGDSVRVSTSAGGFASSKMQREDPALPTSSSGYMNFSHFLRPATSFKASIRNIGGRASSGVSSLERMGSNEKVSVSSSSNPTESNLNDFCGSSRRRINPPCQPLTIPSKVDTTPMEAKLLQEVHPAELLEAIQHGDASKNGEKAMQALNESANKAQTNGEKNIEPLVASSSVCSGNSVEKTSDDRAHDLKRKCRDTEESEGPSEEVEEESVGVKRPVPARGGTGSKRSRAAEVHNLSERRRRDRINEKMRALQELIPNCNKVDKASMLDEAIEYLKTLQLQVQIMSMGAGLYMPPMMFPPAMPHMHAAHMAHFSPMAIGMGVGMGMPDLSAGSSGCPMIQVPSSQGAQSPVSPMPGATAFHGMTGRNLQLYGLPGQGLPMMMPCSPLYPLSGGAVMKRPVGPDASGTVGPIQNLDPGSCSKDARQNINPQPQVMENIVANSSMNQASKQDQFVFSLIAERLRIVCSFSPNKDYGVNEYLLGQVGKSLLLFPFPAWLKKIFSYQCLCI
- the LOC120011465 gene encoding transcription factor PIF3-like isoform X4, which produces MVQGHSNRARRAPICGSLPSHRLQSHIPRTRYKEIGNGTSTIKIGNFGTMDSVVNEIPISVPSGEIGLNQDDDVVPWLNYSIDGSLQHDYCSDFLPELSGVTVNEQSLDRRSVASQLIRDSHAVPLHCLEQESVSKVAMAGGREDNRPRSSASRLYPSSSQSQQCQISSSHLRSKTSDNFDNMSNATHNVICGDSVRVSTSAGGFASSKMQREDPALPTSSSGYMNFSHFLRPATSFKASIRNIGGRASSGVSSLERMGSNEKVSVSSSSNPTESNLNDFCGSSRRRINPPCQPLTIPSKVDTTPMEAKLLQEVHPAELLEAIQHGDASKNGEKAMQALNESANKAQTNGEKNIEPLVASSSVCSGNSVEKTSDDRAHDLKRKCRDTEESEGPSEEVEEESVGVKRPVPARGGTGSKRSRAAEVHNLSERRRRDRINEKMRALQELIPNCNKVDKASMLDEAIEYLKTLQLQVQIMSMGAGLYMPPMMFPPAMPHMHAAHMAHFSPMAIGMGVGMGMPDLSAGSSGCPMIQVPSSQGAQSPVSPMPGATAFHGMTGRNLQLYGLPGQGLPMMMPCSPLYPLSGGAVMKRPVGPDASGTVGPIQNLDPGSCSKDARQNINPQPQVMENIVANSSMNQASKQDQFVFSLIAERLRIVCSFSPNKDYGVNEYLLGQVGKSLLLFPFPAWLKKIFSYQCLCI